The sequence below is a genomic window from Spirochaetae bacterium HGW-Spirochaetae-1.
GGTCTTTTATGCTATGCCGTGGAAACGACCCTGCCGAAGGAATATTTGAGCGAGGCCGATGTTATTTTTTCTGATCATCGCGCTTTGCAGCGGCATTTTTTGATGTATTTATAGGGATTGTTTTTTTATTGACATGATACTGTTACTGTAACTATCTTAGGTAAAAATTAATGTATCAGGAGCCGGCATGACAGAGAAAAGGGCTATCATACCAAACACATTCACTATGACAAACATGGTGTTGGGTTTTATTGCCATTATAATGGCCAGCAGGGGAAATCCCGAGTCTATTGCCATTGCTGGTGTTCTTGTTTTTGTCGCTTCTTTTTTTGATTTTATCGATGGTGCCACAGCCAGGGCCTTGAAGGTTACCAGCCCGATTGGCATCCAGCTCGATTCTCTTGCGGACGAAATTGCTTACGGTATCGCTCCTGGTTTTATCGCTTATCAGGCCTATCTTTCAAAGATGCCCGACGCTGGATTTCTTGGGCTGAACTGGGGTATGATAATTGCACCGATTTTCCCCATTTGCGCAACGTACAGGCTGGCAAAGTTTAATATTGAAGGCTCAGGCAAGAAGGGGTTTACCGGACTACCTTCACCGGCTGCGGGTATTTTTATAGCATCAATACCGGCTCTGCCTTTTTCAAGAATTCCCTTCATTGGGAAAATTAATTTTCAATTTCCCATTGAATTATTTGTTCCGATCTTTGCCATTGTAGCACTATTGATGGTTTCAGAAGTTGATTATATGAAACTTTTTTCTGATATAGCCAGCAAGGGGAAAGCAGCCATTATGATAACCACGGTTATAAATATACTGCTGCTTTATTACTTTAATATGTGGTCTGTTTTTGCCTTCACCAGTCTATATATCATGGCAGGTATCGTATTTTATATATACCGCTGTATCTGGAAAAAGGAATGTTCCGAAGAAAGCTAATTGAGTTATTAATATTATAAGCGATATTGTTGCTTGACATCCTTCCCCCCTTTTATCACCGTTGCGGATGTCTTCTGGTAATCCTTTTCTAATTGTATTAATACGAATATTTGCCTGAATTCAAGTGTTTTTATGTGTTTAGAATTTTATTTTCCGGAGTTGAAATGGAAGAATTTTCTCATTATTCCAGTGACGGGACATCTAAAATGGTGGATGTCTCCGAGAAAGACATAACCAGGAGAACAGCCCGTGCCTGTGGGTTTGTCAGCATGTCACCTGAAACACTGGAACTGATTGAAAGAAGGCTGCTTCCTAAGGGTGATCTGTTTGAAGTAGCACGTATTGCCGGTATTCTGGCAGCAAAAAGAACTGCTGAGCTTATTCCCATGTGTCACCCACTGTCATTATCATATGTGGATCTGGGCATTGAAATAAAGAAGGAAAAAGGCGGTATTGAAGTGACTTCCGAAATAAGACTCCATGGTAAAACC
It includes:
- a CDS encoding CDP-diacylglycerol--serine O-phosphatidyltransferase; this translates as MTEKRAIIPNTFTMTNMVLGFIAIIMASRGNPESIAIAGVLVFVASFFDFIDGATARALKVTSPIGIQLDSLADEIAYGIAPGFIAYQAYLSKMPDAGFLGLNWGMIIAPIFPICATYRLAKFNIEGSGKKGFTGLPSPAAGIFIASIPALPFSRIPFIGKINFQFPIELFVPIFAIVALLMVSEVDYMKLFSDIASKGKAAIMITTVINILLLYYFNMWSVFAFTSLYIMAGIVFYIYRCIWKKECSEES
- the moaC gene encoding cyclic pyranopterin monophosphate synthase MoaC, with the translated sequence MEEFSHYSSDGTSKMVDVSEKDITRRTARACGFVSMSPETLELIERRLLPKGDLFEVARIAGILAAKRTAELIPMCHPLSLSYVDLGIEIKKEKGGIEVTSEIRLHGKTGAEMEALTAVSVAALTIYDMCKAVDKCMVIGEIQVVEKKGGKSDISAGEKRV